Proteins found in one Cobetia sp. L2A1 genomic segment:
- the betT gene encoding choline BCCT transporter BetT, with protein MQKPASAESASLPSSRINPTVFYGSIVGILGFLAFAMLFTEQADKWIGSALAWTIDTFGWFYMLAIVSYLVFGVLIACSRFGRIRLGPDDSRPEFSLMSWAAMLFAAGIGIDILFYCIAEPLSHYVAPVTGDPMTQVAIRNAMVETFFHWGLSGWGIYVLAGMSLAYFSYRHRLPLAIRSAFYPLLGNRINGPIGNAVDIFAIISTVFGIATSLGIGVIQLNYGLKFMLGIPENIAVQAALIVGVMVLATISVITGVEKGIRLLSEFNMLLATALLIFVLAVSDTSQLLNALVLNIGDYFTQFVSKSFDTYAYTPDTDEWMSSWTLFFWGWWIAWTPFVGLFLARISRGRTIRQFVFGALLIPLSFMMVWMSVFGNASIDMVANQGVTSLATEALNAPQNTIYTFLEQLPLSGITTAVVAILGIVFFVTSADSGALVLANFTSILKDVNHDAPIWLRIFWSAIIGLLTLALLMVGGLGALQSAVVITAVPFSIVLIFMMIGMYKALMIEDRKENVRQDNSCVYEGVDWHERLDHVLDFAQSGSAEATLKRSVRPALNQLAEELTRRGQASSVTEEQSDDEPLPRVTLEVEFEDTSNFVYQVRSVRQQTPSFIDANDDFYLRLAVHLSEGGSGQELNGLSRAQVLDEVVTAYQQHLAFVRHDTVNEAPVMPGVIGKQS; from the coding sequence ATGCAGAAACCTGCTTCCGCCGAGAGCGCATCACTGCCCTCGAGTCGCATCAACCCTACCGTCTTCTACGGTTCCATCGTCGGCATTCTGGGCTTTCTCGCCTTCGCGATGTTGTTCACCGAGCAAGCGGACAAGTGGATTGGCAGCGCGCTAGCCTGGACCATCGACACCTTCGGTTGGTTCTACATGCTGGCCATAGTCTCCTATCTGGTATTTGGCGTATTGATCGCCTGCTCACGCTTCGGACGGATACGTCTGGGACCCGATGATTCGCGCCCCGAGTTCTCATTGATGTCCTGGGCAGCGATGCTGTTTGCCGCCGGCATCGGGATCGATATCCTGTTCTATTGCATCGCGGAGCCGCTCTCCCATTACGTCGCGCCGGTCACCGGAGACCCGATGACCCAGGTCGCGATTCGCAACGCAATGGTCGAGACCTTCTTCCACTGGGGGCTCTCCGGTTGGGGCATCTACGTGCTTGCCGGCATGTCACTGGCGTACTTCAGCTATCGCCACCGTCTGCCGCTGGCCATTCGCTCGGCCTTCTATCCACTGCTCGGTAACCGCATCAATGGCCCGATCGGTAACGCCGTCGATATCTTCGCGATCATTTCCACCGTGTTCGGTATCGCCACCTCGCTGGGCATCGGCGTCATCCAGCTGAACTACGGTCTCAAGTTCATGCTGGGCATTCCCGAGAACATCGCCGTCCAGGCGGCCCTGATCGTGGGCGTGATGGTGCTGGCGACCATTTCGGTGATCACTGGTGTCGAGAAAGGCATCCGCCTGCTGTCTGAATTCAACATGCTGCTCGCCACCGCGTTGTTGATTTTCGTACTGGCTGTCAGCGACACCTCCCAGCTACTCAATGCGCTGGTACTGAATATAGGCGACTACTTCACCCAGTTCGTCAGCAAGAGCTTCGACACCTACGCCTACACGCCGGATACCGATGAGTGGATGAGCTCCTGGACCCTGTTCTTCTGGGGCTGGTGGATCGCGTGGACACCGTTTGTCGGCCTGTTCCTCGCCCGTATCTCGCGTGGCCGGACCATTCGTCAGTTCGTGTTTGGTGCACTGTTGATTCCGCTGAGCTTCATGATGGTCTGGATGAGCGTGTTCGGTAACGCCAGCATCGACATGGTCGCCAACCAGGGCGTCACCTCATTGGCTACCGAAGCCCTGAATGCGCCACAGAACACCATCTATACCTTCCTGGAGCAGCTGCCGCTGTCAGGCATCACCACTGCAGTCGTGGCGATTCTCGGCATCGTGTTCTTCGTGACATCGGCTGACTCTGGTGCGCTGGTACTGGCCAATTTCACCTCCATCCTCAAGGATGTGAACCACGATGCGCCGATCTGGCTGCGTATCTTCTGGTCCGCCATCATCGGTCTGCTGACGCTCGCGCTGCTGATGGTCGGTGGCCTCGGTGCGCTGCAAAGCGCCGTGGTCATCACCGCCGTGCCCTTCTCCATCGTATTGATCTTCATGATGATCGGGATGTACAAGGCACTGATGATCGAAGACCGCAAGGAAAACGTGCGCCAGGACAACAGCTGCGTCTATGAAGGTGTCGACTGGCATGAGCGCCTGGATCACGTGCTGGACTTCGCCCAGAGTGGCAGCGCCGAAGCAACGCTCAAGCGCTCTGTCCGTCCGGCACTCAACCAGCTGGCAGAAGAGCTCACCCGACGTGGCCAGGCATCTAGCGTCACGGAAGAGCAAAGCGACGATGAGCCGCTGCCGCGTGTGACGCTGGAAGTCGAGTTCGAGGACACCTCCAACTTCGTCTATCAGGTACGTTCCGTACGTCAGCAGACACCGAGCTTCATCGATGCCAATGACGACTTCTATCTGCGCCTGGCGGTCCACCTTTCCGAAGGGGGTAGCGGTCAGGAACTCAACGGCCTGTCTCGCGCCCAGGTGCTGGATGAAGTCGTTACCGCCTATCAGCAGCACCTGGCCTTCGTGCGTCACGATACGGTCAATGAAGCACCGGTGATGCCAGGAGTGATCGGCAAGCAGTCCTGA
- a CDS encoding 1-phosphofructokinase family hexose kinase, which produces MTNITATATEDVRDVSTCPVLCVTLNPALDLTIALSSLTLGKVNRAQGTQLEAAGKGINVARVLASLGHPVTLTGFLGDENQTDFTAAFAEWGLTDAFERVPGATRINVKLGEGSGRVTDINGTGMQVDATAFACLETRIDAWIDQRGPGGGRDDERPRSAVVIAGSLPPGITHTQLSSLISRVQAQSVDCWLDTSGAALEAGLTARPTAVKPNEQELALWAGEPLDSDAARERALSRLGEHGIREALISAGPEGVLWASPGADTLRARPPRMQVVSTVCAGDTLLAAMLHGVLCYPAASSITREQILRFATALSAEAVTHPGPGNPLAPQMKTLQQHTSIETLVPADIETAGEPRQ; this is translated from the coding sequence ATGACGAACATTACCGCCACTGCCACTGAGGATGTGCGCGATGTGAGCACTTGCCCCGTGCTGTGCGTCACGCTCAATCCAGCCCTTGATCTGACCATTGCCTTGAGCAGTTTGACGCTGGGAAAGGTCAATCGAGCACAGGGCACGCAGCTGGAAGCTGCCGGCAAGGGTATCAACGTCGCGCGGGTACTGGCGTCTCTCGGACATCCGGTCACGCTGACCGGCTTTCTGGGGGATGAGAACCAGACCGACTTCACCGCAGCCTTTGCTGAGTGGGGTCTGACGGATGCTTTCGAGCGCGTGCCGGGCGCGACACGTATCAACGTCAAACTGGGCGAGGGCAGTGGCCGCGTGACTGATATCAACGGGACTGGCATGCAGGTGGACGCCACCGCTTTTGCATGCCTGGAAACCCGTATTGATGCGTGGATTGATCAGCGTGGCCCTGGTGGCGGACGTGATGATGAACGTCCGCGTAGTGCAGTAGTGATCGCCGGCAGCCTGCCACCGGGTATCACGCATACCCAGCTGTCATCACTGATCAGTCGCGTGCAGGCCCAGTCGGTGGATTGCTGGCTGGATACCAGCGGCGCGGCGTTGGAAGCTGGCCTCACGGCACGTCCTACCGCCGTCAAACCCAATGAGCAGGAGTTGGCGCTGTGGGCTGGAGAGCCATTGGACAGTGATGCCGCCCGCGAGCGGGCGCTGTCCCGACTTGGGGAACATGGCATTCGTGAAGCACTGATTTCTGCCGGACCAGAGGGTGTGCTATGGGCCAGTCCTGGCGCCGATACGCTGCGTGCACGGCCGCCGCGTATGCAGGTTGTCAGTACCGTATGTGCCGGCGATACATTACTGGCCGCCATGCTGCACGGCGTGCTGTGTTATCCCGCAGCCTCATCCATCACGCGTGAACAGATATTGCGCTTTGCAACGGCCTTGTCGGCTGAGGCAGTGACGCACCCGGGGCCTGGCAATCCGCTCGCTCCACAGATGAAGACCCTCCAACAACATACCAGCATCGAGACATTGGTCCCCGCCGATATCGAGACAGCCGGAGAGCCACGCCAATGA
- the ptsP gene encoding phosphoenolpyruvate--protein phosphotransferase yields MLSLDREDIFLAAHASDWRDALQQAADALVAGGRATPAYREGLLAREAQSSTYLGQGIAIPHGTPESREAVLATGVRVLQFPQGVEWHDGNRVYLLVTIAAQSDEHLDILRALTRVLDREGVSERLATAREPEQILAELGQEVKPARLDADTVLAGFPARDRDELILAAAARLRQAGCVGDDFIGAMLSAEPRALGQGIWLVQSDRDVSQAGLAVVTPEKTLETRHGRINALACLALETHQQQHRPLLERLLMLLEDGNGERLPGLTASALLARLSGESTSAQLARVTLLNAHGLHARPAKQLVQAARDAGERYGVIPSLRLEEGGDGVVSAASLTKVLGLGARRGQTLVFSVAGDDQAKGEAALAIMVAVVEAGLGEAVEPLADQRPTAGVSVMESAEQAPDIQAPAADSVVPAVAASPGMAIAPCWVMRLPRFDYAAKSDAGADSEATRLDVGIQEARLQLQALVNRADGAEMAEILSMHEEMLGDPELFAAARESLEEGSSAEAAWWSAIDSAARAQENLADRLLAERAADLRDVGRRVLGVLTQTPLPRAPETPHVLVTEDIGPSDVARLDTTRVRGLVTALGGATSHSAILARSLGIPAVVGAGQTVLAIADGTELIVDGERGRVSVAPSVSRRARAEEAIAGREQRQAAAWETRMERAVTRDGHHVEVVANLGNTAHAGDAVERGAEGVGLLRTEFVFMAHPQAPDLATQIAQYSEALDALDGRPLVARTLDVGGDKPLSYWPLPREDNPFLGLRGIRLALTRPEVLETQVRALLTAAGARPIRLMFPMVKDLAELRAARVIVDRVRDELDAAHEAEHGQPLTRDVQIGVMIEIPSAALTAASIAPEVDFFSVGTNDLTQYTLAIDRGHATLSAQADGLHPAVLRLIEMTVNAAHAHGAWVGVCGELASDDQAVGVLVGLGVDELSVSSRQIPLVKARVRELDLATAREQARIALIQPTSEDVRRELEALLDRASHESGAAVDTVNQESV; encoded by the coding sequence ATGCTCAGCCTTGATCGTGAGGATATCTTCCTCGCCGCCCATGCCAGTGACTGGCGTGATGCTCTACAGCAGGCCGCCGATGCGCTGGTAGCGGGTGGACGTGCCACACCCGCCTATCGCGAGGGACTGCTGGCCCGCGAGGCACAGTCTTCGACTTATCTGGGGCAGGGAATCGCGATTCCTCACGGTACGCCCGAGAGCCGTGAGGCCGTTCTCGCGACGGGGGTGCGTGTGCTGCAATTCCCGCAAGGGGTGGAGTGGCATGATGGCAATCGCGTCTATCTGCTGGTCACGATTGCTGCCCAGTCTGATGAGCACCTCGATATTCTACGTGCGTTGACTCGTGTGCTAGACCGAGAAGGCGTCAGTGAGCGTTTGGCAACCGCTCGCGAGCCGGAGCAGATTCTCGCGGAGCTGGGCCAAGAGGTGAAACCGGCGCGTCTGGACGCTGATACCGTGCTGGCGGGCTTTCCCGCGCGTGATCGTGATGAGCTGATTCTCGCGGCGGCCGCGCGGCTGCGCCAGGCCGGTTGTGTCGGTGATGACTTCATCGGCGCGATGTTGTCGGCTGAACCGCGTGCGTTAGGGCAAGGCATCTGGCTGGTGCAATCAGATCGAGACGTGTCTCAGGCTGGACTGGCCGTCGTGACTCCCGAGAAAACACTGGAGACGCGTCACGGACGCATCAATGCACTGGCCTGTCTCGCGCTTGAGACGCATCAACAACAGCATCGTCCGCTGCTCGAACGTCTACTCATGTTGCTGGAAGACGGCAATGGTGAGCGCCTGCCCGGCCTCACGGCATCCGCCTTGCTGGCGCGGTTGTCGGGTGAATCTACCTCGGCACAGCTGGCCCGCGTGACACTCCTCAATGCACACGGCTTGCATGCGCGTCCGGCGAAGCAGTTGGTGCAGGCCGCACGTGACGCCGGTGAGCGCTACGGTGTAATTCCGTCGCTACGCCTTGAGGAGGGCGGGGATGGAGTCGTCAGTGCCGCCAGTTTGACCAAGGTGTTGGGACTGGGCGCGCGTCGTGGTCAGACACTGGTATTCAGTGTCGCGGGGGACGATCAGGCCAAGGGTGAAGCCGCGCTGGCGATCATGGTCGCCGTGGTGGAGGCAGGGTTGGGTGAAGCCGTTGAGCCACTGGCGGACCAGCGCCCGACAGCGGGTGTCTCCGTGATGGAATCAGCCGAGCAGGCGCCGGACATACAGGCACCGGCGGCGGATAGTGTGGTACCTGCCGTGGCAGCGTCACCGGGCATGGCGATTGCTCCCTGCTGGGTCATGCGCCTGCCGCGCTTTGATTACGCCGCAAAAAGTGATGCGGGCGCGGATAGCGAGGCCACACGCCTTGATGTCGGCATCCAAGAGGCGCGTCTGCAGCTTCAGGCACTGGTCAATCGTGCCGATGGAGCCGAGATGGCCGAGATTCTCTCGATGCATGAAGAGATGCTTGGGGACCCGGAGCTGTTCGCCGCCGCACGTGAAAGTCTTGAAGAGGGCAGCAGTGCCGAAGCAGCCTGGTGGTCGGCCATCGACAGTGCCGCCCGCGCGCAGGAAAACCTGGCAGACCGCCTGCTGGCCGAACGCGCCGCAGATCTGCGAGATGTCGGGCGTCGCGTATTGGGCGTTCTGACACAGACGCCGCTACCGAGAGCACCGGAAACACCACACGTGCTGGTGACGGAGGATATCGGACCGTCTGATGTGGCGCGCCTTGATACCACACGTGTTCGCGGACTGGTGACAGCATTGGGCGGTGCGACCTCCCACAGCGCCATCCTGGCACGCTCGCTGGGCATTCCGGCCGTGGTCGGTGCCGGCCAGACGGTGTTGGCGATTGCCGATGGCACTGAGCTTATTGTCGATGGTGAGCGGGGTCGCGTTAGCGTCGCACCTTCTGTCAGTCGCCGTGCACGTGCTGAAGAGGCCATTGCTGGCCGCGAGCAGCGTCAGGCTGCCGCATGGGAAACCCGCATGGAGAGGGCAGTGACACGTGATGGCCATCACGTCGAAGTCGTCGCGAACCTGGGGAATACTGCGCATGCCGGTGACGCCGTTGAGCGTGGCGCGGAAGGTGTGGGACTGCTGCGCACCGAGTTCGTCTTCATGGCACATCCGCAGGCACCGGATCTGGCGACACAGATTGCCCAGTACAGTGAAGCGTTGGATGCTCTCGATGGCCGACCGCTGGTCGCACGTACGCTGGATGTTGGCGGTGACAAGCCGCTGTCCTACTGGCCGCTGCCGCGGGAAGACAATCCCTTCCTGGGTCTGCGCGGCATTCGGCTGGCGCTGACACGCCCTGAGGTGCTCGAGACCCAGGTACGAGCGTTACTGACAGCGGCCGGCGCACGGCCTATCCGCTTGATGTTCCCGATGGTGAAAGACCTCGCTGAGCTACGCGCTGCGCGTGTCATCGTCGATCGTGTACGTGACGAGCTGGATGCAGCGCATGAAGCCGAGCACGGCCAGCCGCTCACGCGTGATGTGCAGATTGGCGTGATGATCGAGATTCCTTCTGCCGCCTTGACGGCTGCCAGTATTGCGCCCGAAGTCGACTTCTTTTCAGTCGGCACCAATGACCTGACCCAGTACACGCTGGCGATTGACCGGGGCCATGCCACGCTTTCCGCTCAGGCAGATGGCCTGCACCCGGCTGTGTTGAGACTGATCGAAATGACGGTGAACGCAGCACATGCCCACGGTGCCTGGGTCGGGGTGTGCGGTGAGTTGGCGAGTGATGATCAAGCCGTCGGCGTATTGGTTGGACTGGGTGTGGATGAGTTGTCTGTCTCCAGTCGTCAGATTCCGCTGGTCAAGGCGCGTGTACGCGAGTTGGATCTAGCCACTGCGCGCGAACAGGCACGTATCGCACTGATTCAGCCGACATCTGAAGACGTGCGGCGCGAGCTGGAAGCGCTGCTTGACAGGGCATCTCATGAGTCGGGCGCAGCAGTTGATACCGTTAACCAGGAGTCGGTGTGA
- the cra gene encoding catabolite repressor/activator, producing the protein MTLAEIARLAGVSRTTASYVVNGQARARRISPQTVERVMAVVQRHHYRIDAQAAALRRGESRTLGFMLPDLENASYARLAKLLERGARERDYQLFIVCSDDVPDTERELARMLKARRVDALITASCLAPEDPFYRELGLDGFPVIGVDRALDTHHFASVVSNNEDAARQLTAAVLEHSPQRLLWLDALPDMAISQERAQGMQAALKDYRDQAGSLPIEETTLHAARYERDAGATALKAYLEHSPMPEAIVTASYTLMDGVLDVLFSDGTPTNPPKAMASFGDDRLLDFLPLPIHSLPQCHQRIADTTLALALQAIKGKTIPGVTLVERELRRRLAGTQHGRQR; encoded by the coding sequence ATGACCCTGGCAGAAATCGCTCGCCTCGCGGGCGTATCAAGGACCACCGCCAGCTATGTGGTCAACGGACAGGCACGGGCACGGCGTATCAGTCCACAGACCGTGGAGCGAGTCATGGCCGTGGTGCAACGCCATCATTATCGCATTGATGCACAAGCGGCGGCGCTGCGACGTGGTGAAAGTCGCACCTTGGGATTCATGCTGCCGGACCTGGAAAATGCCAGCTATGCACGGCTGGCCAAACTATTGGAGCGCGGCGCACGCGAGCGTGACTATCAGCTATTCATTGTCTGCTCTGACGATGTGCCGGATACCGAGCGTGAACTGGCACGCATGCTGAAGGCGCGTCGCGTGGATGCGCTGATCACGGCTAGCTGTCTGGCTCCGGAAGACCCCTTCTACCGCGAACTGGGGCTGGATGGCTTCCCTGTCATCGGCGTTGACCGAGCGCTGGATACACATCATTTCGCCAGTGTCGTGAGCAACAATGAAGATGCCGCGCGCCAGTTGACGGCCGCCGTGTTGGAGCATTCCCCGCAGCGACTGCTGTGGCTGGATGCGCTGCCGGACATGGCGATTTCACAGGAGCGCGCCCAAGGCATGCAAGCAGCGCTGAAGGATTATCGCGATCAAGCGGGCAGTCTACCGATAGAAGAGACGACGCTGCATGCCGCACGTTATGAGCGCGATGCTGGCGCGACGGCATTGAAGGCTTATCTCGAACATTCGCCCATGCCTGAGGCCATCGTGACGGCCTCTTATACTCTGATGGATGGTGTGCTCGACGTATTATTCAGTGACGGGACGCCGACCAATCCACCCAAGGCCATGGCCAGCTTTGGCGATGACCGTCTGCTGGATTTCCTGCCGCTGCCCATCCACTCATTACCCCAGTGCCACCAGCGTATTGCCGACACCACACTGGCACTCGCATTGCAGGCCATCAAGGGCAAAACCATTCCAGGTGTCACACTGGTCGAGCGCGAACTACGCCGACGCCTGGCAGGGACTCAGCACGGCCGTCAGCGCTAA
- a CDS encoding PTS fructose-like transporter subunit IIB — protein sequence MNVIIVTACPSGMATTFLAARRLEQAARRQGWNPVVDMHSQLEAEITLSQAQLDAAELIIVAASPAASAGLERFIGKQVHIASIEEALPDPEAFLLMAESRARPLDSSDLASAAMAPTASRSMASKEMPSIVAVTACPTGVAHTFMAAEALSEAGRALGYPIRVETQGSVGAQDALTEEEILNAEVVILACDIEVDPTRFSGKRVWRTSTGTALKKPRDTIEEALAGAEVQSAGSEKKGSGQQQGEKRGPYKHLLTGVSFMLPMVVAGGLMIALSFIFGIKAFEQEGTLAAALMQIGGGAAFKLMIPVLAGYIAYSIADRPGITPGMIGGLLASTLDAGFLGGIIAGFLAGYTALGLSRYVKLPQSIESLKPILIIPLVASLITGLVMIYVVGTPVASLMLALTSYLESMGSANAVLLGILLGAMMCFDLGGPVNKAAYAFGVGLLASETYAPMAAIMAAGMVPALGMGLSSFIARRKFAEPEREAGKASFVLGLCFISEGAIPFAAKDPLRVIPACMAGGAITGALSMLVGAKLVAPHGGLFVLLIPNAINVPLLYLGAIVAGTLVTGISYALLKKGAQQVETVAVS from the coding sequence ATGAATGTCATTATCGTCACCGCCTGCCCGAGTGGCATGGCGACTACCTTCCTGGCGGCGCGCCGTCTGGAGCAGGCCGCTCGTCGCCAGGGCTGGAACCCTGTCGTCGACATGCACTCTCAGCTTGAGGCTGAGATTACCCTCAGTCAGGCACAGTTGGATGCTGCAGAACTCATCATCGTGGCCGCTTCTCCAGCGGCAAGTGCAGGCCTTGAGCGCTTCATTGGCAAGCAGGTACACATTGCCTCCATTGAGGAAGCGCTTCCGGATCCCGAGGCTTTCCTGTTGATGGCAGAGTCGCGTGCTCGCCCGCTTGACAGCAGTGATCTGGCCAGTGCGGCGATGGCTCCCACTGCATCACGATCGATGGCTAGCAAAGAGATGCCGTCCATCGTGGCAGTGACTGCGTGTCCGACGGGCGTGGCCCATACCTTCATGGCGGCGGAAGCATTGAGCGAAGCAGGTCGTGCATTGGGCTATCCGATACGCGTCGAGACACAAGGCTCTGTCGGTGCGCAGGATGCGCTGACCGAAGAAGAGATCTTGAATGCTGAAGTGGTGATTCTGGCCTGTGATATCGAGGTTGACCCAACCCGTTTCTCTGGCAAGCGTGTCTGGCGTACCTCGACCGGCACGGCGCTCAAGAAGCCGCGCGATACCATTGAAGAGGCGCTTGCGGGAGCGGAAGTCCAGTCGGCAGGCAGTGAAAAGAAAGGCAGTGGTCAGCAACAGGGTGAGAAGCGTGGCCCTTACAAGCATCTGCTCACCGGGGTGTCCTTCATGCTGCCAATGGTGGTGGCGGGTGGTCTGATGATCGCGCTGTCCTTCATCTTCGGCATCAAGGCCTTCGAGCAGGAGGGCACTCTGGCGGCAGCACTGATGCAGATCGGTGGCGGTGCAGCCTTCAAGCTGATGATTCCAGTACTGGCCGGCTATATCGCTTATTCCATTGCTGATCGCCCGGGTATCACCCCTGGCATGATCGGCGGTTTGCTGGCCTCTACACTGGATGCCGGTTTCCTCGGCGGCATCATTGCCGGTTTCCTGGCCGGCTATACCGCGCTGGGTCTGAGCCGTTACGTCAAGCTGCCGCAGTCGATTGAATCGCTCAAGCCGATCCTGATCATCCCGCTGGTGGCGAGCTTGATCACTGGTCTGGTGATGATCTATGTGGTCGGTACCCCCGTGGCGAGCCTGATGTTGGCGCTGACCAGTTATCTGGAATCAATGGGGTCTGCGAATGCGGTGCTGCTAGGTATCCTGCTTGGCGCGATGATGTGCTTCGATCTGGGCGGTCCGGTCAACAAGGCTGCTTACGCGTTCGGTGTGGGTCTGCTCGCCAGCGAGACCTACGCCCCGATGGCCGCCATCATGGCGGCAGGCATGGTGCCAGCGCTTGGCATGGGGCTTTCAAGCTTCATTGCCCGTCGCAAGTTTGCCGAGCCGGAGCGTGAAGCTGGCAAGGCGAGTTTCGTGCTTGGCCTATGCTTCATCTCCGAAGGGGCGATCCCGTTTGCCGCCAAGGACCCGCTGCGCGTGATTCCGGCCTGCATGGCCGGAGGCGCGATAACGGGAGCACTGTCGATGCTGGTCGGTGCCAAGCTGGTCGCACCGCATGGCGGGCTATTCGTACTGTTGATCCCCAATGCCATCAATGTGCCGCTGCTGTATCTGGGCGCCATTGTGGCTGGCACTCTGGTCACCGGTATCAGTTATGCGCTGCTCAAGAAGGGCGCGCAGCAGGTCGAGACGGTTGCCGTGAGCTGA